A genomic stretch from Malus domestica chromosome 15, GDT2T_hap1 includes:
- the LOC103400910 gene encoding uncharacterized protein, producing the protein MEGIEVDDVHSLPLSDDDDICASIFTRFSSSTREDHHHLCAAVGAMAQELKDKNLPSTPVAYLGFTCSSLDGLASQPDPPGHVIDALLTILSIVFQKVSVGILVKKSEFLSELLVRVLRSPSLTAGAAFSGLKCISHLLIVRGRVNWSDVSQLYGFLLSFVTDSRPKVRRQSHLCLSDVLQSFQGTPLLAPASEGITNLFERFLLLAGGSKADASEGPKGAQEVLYVLDALKECLFLMSIKYKTDVLKYYKTLLELRQPLVTKRITDSLNILCLNPSTDVSLEVLLDLLCSLALSVSTNETSVDGMTFTARLLGTGMAKVYSLNRQICVVKLPLVFIALEDVLASEHEEAIHAAADTFKGLIRACIDESLVKQGVDQIVMNAKNDARKSGPTIIEKVCATIESLLGYHYAGVWDLAFQVVSAMFDKLGVYSSYFMRGAMKSLEEMEKLPDEDFPFRKQLHECFGSALVAMGPETFLGLLPLNLEAEDLSQVNVWLFPILKQYTIGARLSFFTESILGMVGMIKEKSKKLESQGRIVSSRSSDALVHALWSLLPSFCNYASDTAESFKDLEQALCSALQDEPEIRGIICLSLQILVQQNKKIVEVNDLSDSELGSARHRAMANYTPEVTEGNMSVLKSSARKLLPVLSGVFLNTTKDDAGCLQSTIGEFASISDKEVVSRYFRSTLVKLLKVTEEARKAESSRDSNTMRAQLFDLAVSLLPGLDAKEVDVLFSAIKTALQDNEGLIQKKAYKVLSIILRDCDWFLSLKRKELSDIMIEVLPSCHFSAKRHRLDCLYLLVVHISKSDTEQMQHDIISSFLTEIILALKEANKKTRNRAYDILVQIGHACGDEETGGKRENLLQFFNMVAGGLAGETPHMISAAMKGLARLAYEFSDLVSSASNLLPSTFLLLQRKNKEIIKANLGLLKVLVAKSQAEGLQLHLKSMVEGLLKWQDATKSHFKAKVKLLLEMLVKKCGLDAVKAVMPQEHMKLLTNIRKLKERKERKLGSKSEEARSQVSKATTSRLSRWNHTKIFSDFGDEENEDSDADYMDAKTESGRRGKVSTQLKSKASSLRRTNNKKLLDQLEDEPLDLLDRQRTRSALRSSESLKRKMESDDGPEIDPDGRLIIHDEAESYKEKPSEPDYDARSEADSHLSANSKKTQKRRKTSESGWAATGKEYASKKAGGDLKRKDKLEPYAYWPLDRKMMSRRPEHRAAARKGISSVVKMTKKLEGQSASAILSAKGSKFKGRVQKKGGSKKRTR; encoded by the exons ATGGAAGGCATCGAAGTGGACGACGTCCACTCCCTCCCTCTAAGCGACGATGACGACATCTGCGCCTCAATCTTCACGCGCTTCAGCAGCTCCACGCGCGAAGACCACCACCACCTCTGTGCCGCCGTCGGCGCCATGGCCCAGGAGCTCAAAGACAAGAACCTCCCTTCGACTCCCGTCGCATACCTCGGCTTCACGTGCTCGTCCCTCGACGGCCTCGCCTCCCAGCCAGACCCACCCGGTCACGTGATCGACGCCCTCCTCACGATTCTCTCCATTGTCTTTCAGAAAGTATCGGTGGGGATTCTCGTGAAGAAGAGCGAGTTCTTATCGGAGCTCTTGGTCCGTGTTCTTCGGTCGCCGTCGTTGACGGCGGGTGCCGCCTTCTCGGGATTGAAATGTATATCGCATTTGCTCATTGTCAGAGGCCGCGTCAACTGGTCTGATGTCTCTCAATTGTATGGATTCCTATTGAGTTTCGTTACGGATTCTCGCCCGAAG GTGAGAAGACAATCACATTTGTGCCTTAGCGATGTGCTGCAAAGTTTTCAAGGAACACCGCTCCTTGCCCCCGCAAGTGAAGGGATAACTAACTTATTTGAAAGGTTTCTTCTGCTTGCCGGTGGGTCAAAGGCAGATGCGAGTGAAGGACCCAAGGGAGCCCAAGAGGTCTTGTATGTTTTGGATGCTCTGAAAGAGTGTCTGTTTCTTATGTCAATCAAGTACAAAACCGATGTCCTCAAGTACTACAAAACTCTTCTGGAACTGCGCCAACCACTTGTTACAAAGCGTATAACAGACAGTTTGAATATACTTTGTCTCAATCCATCGACAGATGTTTCTCTTGAAGTATTGCTCGATCTATTATGCTCATTAGCTCTTTCTGTCTCTACGAATGAGACATCTGTGGATGGCATGACATTTACAGCTCGCTTGCTTGGTACTGGAATGGCGAAAGTTTATTCCCTTAACAGGCAAATATGTGTAGTTAAACTCCCTCTCGTTTTCATTGCACTCGAAG ATGTGTTGGCATCTGAGCATGAAGAGGCTATACATGCAGCAGCGGACACATTTAAGGGTCTCATTCGTGCTTGCATTGATGAAAGCTTGGTCAAACAGGGAGTTGACCAGATTGTAATGAATGCAAAAAATGATGCAAGGAAGTCTGGGCCAACTATAATTGAAAAAGTGTGTGCTACTATTGAAAGCTTACTTGGTTATCACTACGCAGGTGTCTGGGACCTTGCATTTCAAGTTGTCTCAGCAATGTTTGATAAACTTG GGGTATACTCTTCTTATTTCATGAGGGGTGCAATGAAGAGCTTGGAGGAAATGGAGAAGTTACCTGATGAAGATTTCCCTTTCAGGAAACAG TTGCATGAATGCTTTGGATCGGCTCTTGTTGCAATGGGACCTGAAACATTTTTAGGTCTTCTACCTCTTAATTTGGAGGCTGAAGACCTAAGTCAGGTGAATGTTTGGCTCTTTCCGATACTGAAGCAGTATACAATTGGTGCACGTTTGAGCTTCTTTACGGAGTCAATTTTGGGTATGGTTGGAATGATAAAGGAGAAATCTAAAAAG CTGGAGTCACAAGGACGTATTGTTTCATCAAGGAGTTCAGATGCACTTGTACACGCTTTGTGGTCACTGTTACCTTCCTTTTGCAACTATGCTTCTGATACTGCTGAAAGTTTCAAGGATCTAGAGCAAGCCTTATGCAGTGCCCTTCAGGATGAACCTGAGATTCGTGGGATAATATGCTTGAGCTTGCAGATTCTTGttcaacaaaataagaaaattgtGGAAGTGAATGATCTGTCTGATAGTGAATTAGGTAGCGCCAGACATAGAGCTATGGCCAATTATACCCCTGAAGTTACAGAAGGTAACATGAGCGTACTCAAGTCATCTGCACGCAAGTTACTACCTGTTCTATCAGGTGTTTTCTTGAATACCACAAAAGATGATGCAGGCTGTTTGCAG TCCACAATTGGTGAGTTTGCTTCAATATCAGATAAAGAAGTTGTCTCAAGGTATTTTAGAAGTacattggtgaagcttttgaaggttACTGAAGAGGCTAGGAAAGCAGAAAGCTCTAGAGATTCTAATACCATGCG GGCACAACTATTTGACTTGGCAGTCTCACTTTTACCTGGTTTGGATGCTAAAGAGGTTGATGTTTTATTTAGTGCAATAAAGACTGCATTGCAG GATAATGAAGGATTGATACAAAAGAAGGCATACAAAGTTCTTTCAATCATTCTCAGG GACTGTGATTGGTTTCTTTCATTGAAGCGCAAGGAATTGTCAGATATTATGATTGAAGTACTTCCTTCATGCCATTTTTCAGCTAAACGGCACAGACTTGACTGCTTGTACCTCCTAGTAGTCCATATTTCAAAG AGCGACACTGAGCAGATGCAGCATGACATCATAAGTTCTTTCCTGACAGAAATAATTCTTGCACTTAAAGAG GCtaacaagaaaacaagaaatagaGCTTATGACATCCTTGTCCAAATTGGCCATGCTTGTGGAGACGAGGAGACTGGCGGGAAGAGAGAAAACCTGCTGCAATTTTTTAACATG GTAGCTGGGGGGCTAGCTGGTGAAACTCCTCATATGATCAGTGCTGCAATGAAGGGCTTAGCTCGGTTGGCTTATGAATTTTCTGACCTTGTTTCAAGTGctagcaatttgctcccatccACATTTCTCCTCCTTCAGAGAAAGAACAAAGAAATAATCAAA GCTAATTTGGGTTTGTTGAAAGTATTAGTAGCCAAATCACAAGCTGAGGGGTTGCAGTTGCACTTGAAAAGCATGGTGGAAGGCTTGCTCAAGTGGCAAGATGCTACTAAAAGCCACTTCAAAGCCAAG gtTAAGCTGCTTCTAGAAATGCTCGTCAAGAAATGTGGGCTTGATGCTGTTAAGGCTGTGATGCCTCAAGAGCATATGAAACTACTTACGAACATACGGAAG CTTAAGGAACGAAAAGAGAGAAAGCTGGGTTCTAAATCTGAGGAAGCTAGATCTCAAGTGTCCAAAGCAACTACATCCAG GCTAAGCAGGTGGAACCATACAAAAATCTTTTCTGATTTTGGTGATGAAGAAAATGAGGATAGCGATGCAGATTATATGGATGCCAAAACAGAGTCGGGCAGACGTGGCAAGGTGTCCACACAGCTCAAATCCAAAGCATCTTCATTACG AAGAACAAATAATAAGAAGTTGCTTGATCAGCTAGAGGATGAGCCACTTGATCTGCTTGATCGGCAAAGAACTAGGTCTGCACTCAGGTCATCTGAGAGTTTAAAGCGAAAGATGGAGTCGGATGATGGGCCAGAGATAGACCCTGATGGGCGCCTAATAATTCACGACGAAGCAGAATCGTACAAGGAAAAGCCATCCGAACCTGATTATGATGCAAGAAGCGAAGCGGATAGTCACTTGTCTGCAAACTcaaagaaaacacaaaaacgCAGGAAGACATCAGAATCCGGGTGGGCTGCCACCGGCAAAGAGTACGCCAGCAAGAAGGCTGGTGGGGATTTGAAGAGGAAGGACAAGCTTGAACCATATGCATATTGGCCACTTGATCGGAAAATGATGAGCCGTAGACCAGAGCATAGGGCGGCCGCGAGAAAAGGAATATCGAGTGTGGTGAAAATGACGAAGAAGCTCGAAGGGCAGAGTGCCTCGGCCATCCTCTCCGCTAAAGGCTCGAAGTTTAAAGGGCGGGTTCAGAAGAAAGGAGGCAGCAAGAAGAGAACAAGGTGA
- the LOC103400911 gene encoding pectinesterase inhibitor 3-like, protein MRFLLSLLPLLVLLFCSLYSASAAGKHHPASNIVRSSCRHATYPKICLRTLSNYAGPAKTPRDLAQAAVNVSLARSLRVSGFLAQLSASFKGTKLQLSAIGDCVDLMSTSVDELSETLAELHHLRKETFRFQMSNAQTWLSAALTDDETCLDGIQEANVKAKAVDVKRKITNSARVTSNALYLINRLDKSSRWPRSGP, encoded by the coding sequence ATGCGTTTCctactctctcttctccctctcctcGTCCTCCTCTTCTGCTCGCTGTACTCCGCCTCCGCCGCAGGGAAACACCACCCAGCATCAAATATCGTCCGTTCATCATGTCGCCACGCCACTTACCCCAAAATCTGCCTCCGCACTCTATCCAACTACGCCGGCCCCGCCAAGACCCCCCGCGACCTCGCCCAGGCCGCTGTGAACGTTAGCCTCGCCCGCTCACTCCGCGTCTCCGGCTTCCTCGCCCAGCTCTCCGCCTCCTTCAAGGGGACGAAGCTGCAGCTCTCGGCGATCGGCGACTGCGTGGACCTGATGTCGACGTCGGTGGACGAGCTGAGCGAGACGCTCGCCGAGCTGCACCACCTCCGGAAGGAGACGTTTCGATTCCAGATGAGCAATGCCCAGACGTGGCTGAGCGCCGCCCTCACGGATGACGAGACGTGTCTCGATGGGATTCAGGAGGCGAATGTGAAGGCCAAGGCCGTGGATGTGAAGCGGAAGATTACGAATTCGGCTAGGGTTACGAGCAACGCGCTGTACCTGATCAATCGCCTCGACAAGAGCAGCAGATGGCCCAGATCTGGACCTTGA